One segment of Herbaspirillum hiltneri N3 DNA contains the following:
- a CDS encoding sensor domain-containing diguanylate cyclase, which translates to MQNQSRPPDNAAAGGEFVNAEMFELAPVSMWLEDFSGVKKLLDAWREAGVTDLRSYLQADLSRVHECTLNIRVLQVNSKTLQLFEADNLEHLIANLDRVFRDDMLHTHIEELLQVWEGKHEFSSHSVNYTLSGKRLDIQLNARILPGHEDSWERVLLAVENVTERETARRKLTHSEDYARGLFEYSPISLWVEDFSAVKRLFGDLRQIGIKDFRVFTDVHPEFVERCMQEIRVIDVNQQTLTMFHAPDKQTLLSRLSEVFRDDMRPHFCEQLTELWHGNLFHQREVVNYALNGDQLHVHLQFSVFPGHEENWDLVLVSLTDITARKKAEAYLEFLGKHDELTKLHNRAFMVDEMNRLERKGPFPVSIIMADLNGLKDVNDQLGHAAGDALLRRIGEVLGKAADRPIHAARIGGDEFAILMPATDERGVAAMMENIQSLIDINNQYYSGSPLSLSMGSATSQHGERLEATVQRADALMYEDKRSYYAKTPGHERRQSSPE; encoded by the coding sequence ATGCAGAATCAAAGCCGCCCCCCCGACAATGCCGCCGCCGGCGGCGAATTCGTCAATGCGGAGATGTTTGAGCTGGCTCCCGTCTCCATGTGGCTGGAAGATTTCAGCGGCGTCAAGAAACTGCTCGATGCCTGGCGTGAAGCCGGCGTCACCGATTTGCGCAGCTATCTGCAAGCCGACTTGTCGCGCGTCCACGAATGCACCCTGAACATCCGCGTCCTGCAAGTGAACAGCAAGACGCTGCAATTGTTCGAGGCCGACAATCTGGAACATCTGATCGCCAACCTCGACAGGGTATTCCGCGACGACATGCTGCACACGCATATCGAAGAGCTGCTGCAGGTGTGGGAAGGCAAACACGAATTTTCCAGTCACAGCGTCAATTACACCTTGTCCGGCAAGCGCCTCGACATCCAGCTCAACGCGCGCATCCTTCCCGGCCATGAAGACAGCTGGGAGCGCGTGCTGCTGGCGGTGGAAAACGTCACCGAGCGCGAAACCGCACGGCGCAAGCTGACGCACAGCGAAGACTATGCGCGCGGGCTGTTCGAGTATTCGCCGATTTCGCTGTGGGTGGAGGATTTCAGCGCGGTCAAGCGCCTGTTCGGCGACCTGCGCCAGATCGGCATCAAGGACTTCCGCGTGTTCACCGACGTGCATCCGGAGTTCGTCGAGCGCTGCATGCAAGAGATCCGCGTCATCGACGTCAACCAGCAGACGCTGACGATGTTCCATGCGCCCGACAAGCAGACCTTGCTGTCGCGCCTGAGCGAAGTATTCCGTGACGACATGCGGCCGCATTTCTGCGAACAGCTGACCGAGCTGTGGCACGGCAACCTGTTCCACCAGCGCGAGGTGGTGAATTACGCCCTCAACGGCGATCAATTGCACGTGCATCTGCAGTTCTCGGTCTTCCCCGGCCACGAAGAGAACTGGGACCTCGTGCTGGTCTCGCTGACCGACATCACCGCGCGCAAGAAGGCCGAAGCCTATCTCGAATTCCTGGGCAAGCACGATGAGCTGACCAAGCTGCACAACCGCGCTTTCATGGTCGATGAAATGAATCGCCTGGAGCGCAAGGGACCGTTCCCGGTCAGCATCATCATGGCCGACCTCAACGGCCTCAAGGACGTCAACGACCAGCTCGGCCATGCTGCCGGCGACGCCCTGCTGCGCCGCATCGGCGAAGTGCTCGGCAAGGCCGCCGACCGGCCGATCCATGCGGCGCGCATCGGCGGCGACGAGTTCGCCATCCTGATGCCGGCCACCGATGAACGCGGCGTCGCGGCCATGATGGAGAACATCCAGAGCCTGATCGACATCAACAACCAGTATTACTCCGGTTCGCCGCTGAGCCTGTCGATGGGCAGTGCCACCAGCCAGCACGGCGAGCGCCTGGAAGCGACGGTGCAGCGAGCGGATGCGCTGATGTACGAGGACAAGCGTTCCTATTACGCCAAGACGCCGGGCCACGAACGGCGGCAAAGTTCTCCTGAATGA
- a CDS encoding alpha/beta fold hydrolase — MNERRVELEVDGETIAGDILSATAAVNAPGVLFLHGAGQSHRQRQRILREELATLGLGSIAFDFSGHGESSANAPGSLQKRLRQAEQVLQHFDPGHHIHTVAGVSMSGEIAIRLACKDASGIGHVVLMVGAIYDRMAFALPFGPAFSAALRRPGSWRDAETLELIRSYRGGLTIIRALDDAVIPHEVADLLMDAAQSTRFRRLIDLPGVDHRLSEKIAQDAALRRRIATAISADELHKQDTREEK; from the coding sequence ATGAACGAGCGGCGGGTTGAATTGGAGGTCGACGGCGAGACCATCGCCGGCGACATCCTGAGCGCAACGGCTGCAGTGAACGCGCCGGGCGTACTGTTCCTGCATGGCGCAGGACAAAGCCATCGTCAACGCCAGCGCATCCTGCGGGAAGAGCTGGCGACGCTCGGCCTCGGCAGCATCGCGTTTGACTTTTCCGGCCACGGCGAAAGCAGCGCGAACGCACCGGGCTCGCTGCAGAAACGCCTGCGCCAGGCCGAACAAGTGTTGCAGCACTTCGATCCCGGACACCATATCCACACCGTCGCCGGCGTCAGCATGAGCGGCGAAATCGCCATCCGCCTGGCTTGCAAGGATGCCAGCGGCATCGGCCATGTCGTCTTGATGGTCGGAGCGATTTACGATCGGATGGCCTTCGCGTTGCCGTTCGGTCCGGCGTTTTCCGCGGCGCTACGCCGACCCGGCAGCTGGCGCGATGCGGAAACGCTGGAATTGATCCGCAGTTATCGCGGCGGCCTGACGATCATCCGCGCGCTCGACGATGCCGTGATTCCGCATGAGGTCGCCGACCTGCTGATGGACGCGGCGCAGTCGACGCGCTTCCGGCGCTTGATCGACTTGCCCGGCGTGGATCATCGGCTCAGTGAAAAAATCGCTCAGGATGCAGCACTGCGGCGACGCATTGCCACCGCCATCAGCGCGGACGAGTTGCACAAGCAGGACACTCGGGAAGAAAAATAA
- the pssA gene encoding CDP-diacylglycerol--serine O-phosphatidyltransferase, producing MATFRRRKNKGAIPFPKSLRSHKAPMYPAQLEDADGAPIVRPRRSRGIYLLPNAFTTAALFCGFYAIVMAMNLKFDHASIAIFVAMVLDSLDGRVARMTNTQSEFGAQYDSLSDMVSFGAAPALVVYEWSLRGMGKLGWLAAFVYCAGGALRLARFNTNIAVVDKRYFQGLPSPAAAALVAGFVWLMDDLRFAGTDLSWAAWIITLYAGITMVTNVPFYSFKDINFRKPVPFIAALLVVVLLVVISSDPSKVLFGLFVLYGLSGYIVYAWRKIKGKPVSIVQTEHEEK from the coding sequence ATGGCAACTTTCCGCAGACGCAAAAACAAGGGCGCGATTCCGTTTCCGAAATCCTTGCGCAGCCATAAGGCGCCGATGTATCCGGCCCAGCTGGAGGACGCCGACGGCGCGCCGATCGTGCGTCCGCGGCGCTCGCGCGGCATTTACCTGCTGCCGAATGCATTCACGACAGCGGCGCTGTTCTGCGGCTTCTACGCTATCGTGATGGCGATGAACCTGAAGTTCGATCATGCCTCCATCGCCATTTTCGTCGCGATGGTGCTGGACAGCCTGGATGGCCGCGTCGCCCGCATGACCAATACGCAAAGTGAATTCGGCGCCCAGTACGACAGCTTGTCCGACATGGTGTCGTTCGGCGCGGCACCGGCGCTGGTGGTGTATGAATGGTCCCTGCGCGGCATGGGCAAGCTGGGCTGGCTGGCGGCGTTCGTGTATTGCGCCGGCGGGGCATTGCGCCTTGCGCGCTTCAATACCAACATCGCGGTGGTCGACAAACGTTACTTCCAGGGTCTGCCAAGTCCTGCGGCTGCGGCGCTGGTGGCCGGTTTTGTCTGGCTGATGGACGACCTGCGTTTCGCCGGCACCGACCTGAGCTGGGCGGCGTGGATCATTACCTTGTATGCCGGCATCACGATGGTGACCAATGTACCGTTCTACAGTTTCAAGGACATCAATTTCCGCAAGCCGGTGCCCTTCATCGCAGCCTTGCTGGTGGTGGTGCTCCTGGTGGTGATCTCCAGCGATCCGTCCAAGGTACTGTTCGGCCTGTTCGTCCTGTACGGCTTGTCCGGCTACATCGTGTACGCCTGGCGCAAGATCAAGGGCAAGCCCGTCAGTATTGTGCAGACGGAACACGAAGAGAAATAG
- a CDS encoding phosphatidylserine decarboxylase, translated as MNNHYPHPIIAREGWPFLGIAVVVAVVVTLIGGAWSIPFWIIALFVLQFFRDPPRTIPQNPNAVLSPADGRIVVVAKAHDPYTNREALKISVFMNVFNVHSNRAPVDGKIETVQYFPGKFVNADLDKASLENERNALAITAANGQSVTCVQVAGLIARRILCYVKAGDVLARGQRYGFIRFGSRVDVYLPLTATPKVSVGEKVSATETILAEF; from the coding sequence TTGAACAATCACTATCCACATCCTATTATTGCCCGCGAAGGCTGGCCTTTTCTGGGCATTGCCGTTGTCGTCGCCGTTGTCGTTACCCTGATCGGGGGAGCATGGTCGATTCCCTTCTGGATCATTGCCTTGTTCGTCCTGCAGTTCTTCCGCGATCCTCCTCGCACCATTCCGCAAAATCCGAATGCCGTGCTGTCGCCTGCCGACGGCCGCATCGTGGTGGTTGCCAAAGCGCATGATCCCTACACCAATCGTGAAGCGCTTAAGATCAGCGTGTTCATGAACGTGTTCAACGTTCACTCCAACCGCGCCCCGGTGGACGGCAAGATTGAGACCGTGCAGTATTTCCCCGGCAAATTCGTCAACGCCGACCTCGACAAGGCTTCGCTGGAAAACGAGCGCAACGCGCTGGCCATCACCGCAGCCAACGGCCAGAGCGTGACATGCGTGCAAGTGGCGGGCCTGATTGCGCGCCGCATCCTGTGCTACGTCAAAGCCGGCGACGTGCTGGCGCGCGGCCAGCGTTACGGCTTCATCCGTTTCGGCTCGCGCGTTGACGTCTACCTGCCGCTGACGGCAACCCCGAAAGTAAGTGTCGGTGAAAAAGTCTCGGCCACGGAAACCATCCTGGCTGAATTCTGA
- a CDS encoding SIMPL domain-containing protein (The SIMPL domain is named for its presence in mouse protein SIMPL (signalling molecule that associates with mouse pelle-like kinase). Bacterial member BP26, from Brucella, was shown to assemble into a channel-like structure, while YggE from E. coli has been associated with resistance to oxidative stress.) codes for MSRSSQLLFAAVLATATMAAHAQSVQTTGTMVVIPASGELVVPNDEARATLNVEEQDKDKAAAASRVNKKMKQGIDIVKRQDPQAQLKTRGYYTYAVYAEDPRPTNKPRPIVGWRVGQYLDVTTTNLEGLPRTVAAAQGVLGLNNLQFGLSPAATRKLDADLINATFKNLNERIASIAGAMGRRGNDAVLETVDFEGSGNYAQNAPAPKAMMMRAMADAPAQEAVAEPSFEPGDTTIGMHLVGKVRFK; via the coding sequence ATGTCGCGCTCAAGCCAACTATTATTCGCCGCCGTACTCGCCACTGCCACGATGGCGGCACATGCGCAATCCGTTCAAACCACCGGCACCATGGTGGTCATTCCCGCCTCGGGCGAACTCGTCGTGCCCAACGATGAAGCGCGCGCCACCCTGAACGTGGAAGAGCAGGACAAGGACAAGGCCGCCGCCGCGTCGCGCGTCAACAAGAAGATGAAGCAGGGCATCGACATCGTGAAGCGGCAGGACCCGCAAGCGCAGCTCAAGACGCGCGGCTACTACACCTATGCGGTCTACGCCGAGGATCCGCGTCCGACCAACAAGCCGCGTCCCATCGTCGGCTGGCGTGTGGGTCAATACCTTGACGTCACTACCACCAATCTGGAGGGCCTGCCCCGGACCGTGGCGGCAGCGCAGGGCGTGCTGGGACTCAACAACCTGCAATTCGGGCTGAGCCCGGCTGCCACCCGGAAGCTGGACGCCGACCTGATCAACGCAACCTTCAAGAATCTCAACGAGCGTATTGCATCGATTGCCGGCGCCATGGGGCGTCGCGGCAATGATGCCGTCCTGGAGACGGTGGACTTCGAAGGCTCGGGCAACTATGCTCAGAACGCTCCGGCGCCCAAGGCGATGATGATGCGTGCAATGGCCGATGCTCCCGCACAGGAAGCCGTGGCCGAGCCGAGTTTCGAGCCGGGTGACACCACCATCGGCATGCATCTGGTCGGCAAGGTGCGTTTCAAGTAG
- the ilvC gene encoding ketol-acid reductoisomerase, whose translation MKVFYDKDADLSLIKNKNVTIIGYGSQGHAHAQNLNDSGCKVTVALRKDGASWNKAKNAGLNVAEVNEAVKGADVIMILLPDENIGQVYAENVAPHAKQGATVAFAHGFNIHYGQVVPRADLDIIMIAPKAPGHTVRSTYTQGGGVPHLIAVYQDKSGTARDVALSYATANGGGRAGIIETNFREETETDLFGEQAVLCGGAVELIKAGFETLVEAGYAPEMAYFECLHELKLIVDLIYEGGIANMNYSISNNAEYGEYVTGPRIINEESKKVMKQVLNDIQTGEYAKSFILENKAGAPTLLSRRRINAEHQIEIVGEKLRAMMPWIKANKLVDQSKN comes from the coding sequence ATGAAAGTTTTTTACGATAAAGACGCAGACCTGTCCCTGATCAAGAACAAGAACGTGACCATCATCGGTTACGGTTCGCAAGGCCACGCCCACGCACAAAACCTGAATGACTCCGGCTGCAAGGTCACGGTTGCGCTGCGCAAGGATGGCGCCTCGTGGAACAAGGCCAAGAACGCCGGCCTGAACGTTGCCGAAGTCAACGAAGCCGTCAAGGGTGCCGACGTCATCATGATCCTGCTGCCGGATGAAAACATCGGCCAGGTCTATGCAGAAAACGTTGCACCGCACGCCAAGCAAGGCGCCACAGTCGCGTTCGCCCACGGCTTCAACATCCACTACGGTCAAGTCGTGCCGCGCGCCGATCTGGACATCATCATGATCGCGCCGAAGGCCCCAGGCCACACCGTGCGTTCGACCTACACCCAGGGCGGCGGCGTGCCGCACCTGATCGCCGTGTACCAGGACAAGTCCGGCACCGCCCGTGACGTCGCCCTGTCGTACGCCACCGCCAACGGCGGCGGCCGCGCCGGCATCATCGAAACCAACTTCCGCGAAGAAACCGAAACCGACCTGTTCGGCGAACAAGCGGTTCTGTGCGGCGGCGCCGTGGAACTGATCAAGGCCGGTTTCGAAACGCTGGTGGAAGCCGGCTACGCGCCGGAAATGGCGTACTTCGAATGCCTGCACGAACTGAAGCTGATCGTCGACCTGATCTACGAAGGCGGCATCGCCAACATGAACTACTCGATCTCGAACAATGCGGAATACGGCGAATACGTGACCGGCCCGCGCATCATCAACGAAGAGAGCAAGAAGGTCATGAAGCAAGTGCTGAACGACATCCAGACCGGCGAATACGCCAAGAGCTTCATCCTGGAAAACAAGGCCGGTGCGCCGACCTTGCTGTCGCGTCGCCGTATCAATGCTGAGCATCAAATTGAAATCGTCGGCGAGAAGCTGCGCGCGATGATGCCTTGGATCAAGGCAAACAAGCTGGTTGATCAGTCGAAGAACTAA
- the ilvN gene encoding acetolactate synthase small subunit, whose protein sequence is MRHIVSVLLENEAGALSRVVGLFSARGYNIETLTVAPTEDATLSRMTIVTSGSDDVIEQITKHLNRLIEVVKVVDLTEGAHIERELMLIKVRAVGKEREEMKRTADIFRGRIIDVTEKTYTIELTGNKGKLDAFIDSIDRAAILETVRTGGSGIGRGERILKV, encoded by the coding sequence ATGCGCCATATTGTTTCTGTACTGCTGGAAAACGAAGCCGGCGCTCTGTCCCGTGTGGTGGGCCTGTTCTCCGCGCGCGGCTATAACATCGAAACCCTGACTGTTGCACCTACCGAAGACGCCACGTTGTCGCGCATGACCATCGTGACCAGCGGCTCGGACGACGTGATTGAACAAATCACCAAACACCTGAACCGCCTGATCGAGGTGGTGAAGGTCGTGGATCTGACTGAAGGCGCGCATATCGAGCGCGAACTGATGCTGATCAAGGTACGTGCCGTGGGCAAGGAACGTGAAGAAATGAAGCGCACTGCGGACATCTTCCGCGGCCGCATCATCGATGTCACCGAAAAGACCTACACCATCGAATTGACAGGCAACAAGGGCAAGCTGGACGCGTTTATCGACTCGATCGACCGTGCGGCGATTCTTGAGACTGTGCGTACCGGCGGCTCCGGCATCGGCCGCGGCGAACGGATCCTCAAGGTCTGA
- a CDS encoding acetolactate synthase 3 catalytic subunit translates to MSAENLTGAEILVRCLAEEGVEHVFGYPGGAVLYIYDAIFKQDKFQHILVRHEQAAVHAADAYSRSSEKVGVCIVTSGPGVTNAVTGLATAYMDSIPMIVISGQVPSTAIGQDAFQECDTVGITRPCVKHNFLVKDVKDLAETMKKAFYIATTGRPGPVLIDIPKDISMHTCAYEYPKTVEMRSYKPVDKGHSGQIRKALQLLLTAERPMIYTGGGVILANAAPELNKLVDRLGFPCTNTLMGLGAYRSTSDKFVGMPGMHGTYEANMAMQHSDVMIAIGARFDDRVIGNPKHFASNARKIIHIDIDPSSISKRVKVDIPIVGNVKDVLQELLTQLDAAETKPNAPALANWWKQINKWRERDCLKFATSDEFIKPQAVIKNVWDITKGDAFITSDVGQHQMWAAQYYGFDKPRRWINSGGLGTMGVGLPYAMGVQKANPDATVACITGEASIQMCIQELATCKQYHLTPKIILLNNRFLGMVRQWQQIDYGSRYSESYMDSLPDFTKLAESYGHVGMKIEKPGDVDGALREAFGMKDKLVFMNFITDQTENVWPMVKAGKGLTEMLLGSEDL, encoded by the coding sequence ATGAGTGCAGAAAACCTCACCGGTGCGGAGATACTCGTCCGTTGCCTGGCTGAAGAGGGCGTTGAGCATGTCTTCGGTTATCCTGGTGGCGCCGTGCTTTACATTTACGACGCTATCTTCAAGCAAGACAAATTCCAACATATCCTGGTACGCCACGAGCAGGCTGCGGTGCATGCAGCGGATGCCTATTCGCGCAGCTCCGAAAAAGTCGGCGTCTGCATCGTGACCTCCGGTCCCGGCGTCACCAATGCGGTGACCGGCCTGGCGACCGCGTACATGGATTCGATCCCGATGATCGTGATTTCCGGCCAGGTGCCTTCGACCGCCATCGGTCAGGACGCCTTCCAGGAGTGCGACACCGTCGGCATCACGCGTCCCTGCGTCAAGCACAACTTCCTCGTGAAGGATGTGAAGGACCTCGCAGAGACGATGAAAAAAGCTTTCTACATCGCCACCACCGGCCGTCCAGGCCCGGTGCTGATTGATATTCCGAAGGATATTTCGATGCACACCTGTGCCTACGAGTATCCGAAAACCGTCGAAATGCGTTCGTACAAGCCGGTCGACAAGGGCCATTCCGGCCAGATCCGCAAGGCGCTGCAACTGTTGCTGACTGCCGAGCGTCCGATGATCTACACCGGCGGCGGTGTGATCCTCGCGAATGCCGCTCCCGAGCTCAACAAGCTGGTGGATCGTCTCGGCTTCCCTTGCACCAACACGCTGATGGGCCTGGGCGCTTACCGCTCGACCAGCGACAAGTTCGTCGGCATGCCGGGCATGCACGGTACCTACGAAGCCAACATGGCGATGCAGCACAGCGATGTGATGATCGCCATCGGGGCGCGCTTCGATGACCGCGTGATCGGCAATCCTAAACACTTCGCTTCCAACGCGCGCAAGATCATTCATATCGACATTGATCCCTCGTCGATTTCCAAGCGCGTCAAGGTCGACATCCCGATCGTCGGCAACGTCAAGGACGTGCTGCAGGAATTGCTGACCCAGCTGGACGCCGCCGAAACCAAGCCCAATGCGCCTGCATTGGCGAACTGGTGGAAGCAGATCAACAAGTGGCGCGAGCGCGACTGCCTGAAGTTCGCGACTTCGGACGAGTTCATCAAGCCGCAGGCCGTGATCAAGAACGTCTGGGACATCACCAAGGGCGATGCCTTCATCACGTCCGACGTCGGCCAGCATCAGATGTGGGCCGCGCAGTACTACGGTTTCGACAAGCCGCGCCGCTGGATCAATTCCGGCGGCCTGGGCACCATGGGCGTCGGCCTGCCGTACGCCATGGGCGTGCAAAAGGCCAACCCCGATGCGACCGTCGCCTGCATCACCGGCGAAGCGTCGATCCAGATGTGCATCCAGGAGCTGGCGACTTGCAAGCAGTATCACCTGACGCCAAAGATCATTTTGCTGAACAACCGTTTCCTAGGCATGGTTCGCCAGTGGCAGCAAATCGATTACGGTTCGCGCTACTCCGAGTCGTACATGGATTCCCTGCCTGACTTCACCAAGCTGGCCGAGTCCTATGGCCACGTCGGCATGAAGATCGAGAAGCCGGGCGATGTGGACGGTGCGCTCAGGGAAGCGTTCGGCATGAAAGACAAGCTGGTCTTCATGAACTTCATTACGGATCAAACCGAAAACGTCTGGCCGATGGTCAAGGCGGGTAAGGGTTTGACTGAAATGCTCTTGGGTTCGGAGGATCTGTAA
- a CDS encoding RNA polymerase sigma factor has translation MATDKELSDFLENVERRAFKQAVYAVRKDEAALDIVQDAMIKLAEKYGDKPANELPLLFQRILQNTIHDFFRREKVRTTWVSLFSSIGRDNENQEDFDLLESYEAEEGTQASESSADKVEREQTLALIDAEVQKLPTRQREAFLMRYWQDMDVAETAAAMGCSEGSVKTHCSRATHALAQALRAKGITL, from the coding sequence ATGGCAACTGACAAAGAACTCTCCGATTTTCTCGAAAATGTCGAACGCCGCGCCTTCAAGCAGGCTGTGTATGCCGTGCGAAAAGATGAAGCGGCGCTCGATATTGTCCAGGATGCGATGATCAAGCTGGCCGAGAAATACGGCGACAAGCCGGCCAACGAACTTCCCCTGCTGTTTCAGCGCATCCTGCAAAACACCATCCATGACTTTTTCCGCCGGGAAAAAGTGCGCACCACCTGGGTCAGCCTGTTTTCCAGCATCGGCCGCGACAACGAGAACCAGGAAGACTTCGACCTGCTCGAAAGCTATGAGGCCGAAGAAGGCACCCAAGCCTCGGAATCCAGCGCAGACAAGGTTGAACGCGAACAAACGCTCGCCTTGATCGACGCCGAAGTACAAAAACTTCCGACCCGTCAACGGGAAGCCTTTCTCATGCGTTACTGGCAAGACATGGATGTCGCCGAGACAGCTGCCGCAATGGGATGCTCAGAGGGCAGCGTCAAAACTCATTGTTCTCGCGCAACACACGCCCTGGCTCAAGCTCTCAGGGCCAAAGGAATCACTTTATGA
- a CDS encoding DUF3619 family protein, translating to MNNKELQFAYRVKRALDANLEHLPESTTQSLAEARRVALARKKKTAPVRAVAPQFVLAGASGGSFTPSSSFSWLGRLGVAIPLLAGVMLFAGLYEHEHQQRISALAEIDAGVLSDELPLSAYLDHGFNAYLAQQGE from the coding sequence ATGAACAACAAAGAACTACAATTTGCTTACCGGGTAAAGCGCGCTCTGGACGCCAATCTGGAACACCTGCCCGAATCGACCACGCAAAGCCTGGCGGAAGCGCGCCGTGTTGCGCTTGCCCGCAAGAAAAAGACCGCACCGGTTCGCGCCGTAGCGCCCCAATTCGTGCTGGCCGGCGCCTCCGGCGGCAGTTTCACGCCGTCATCGTCGTTTTCCTGGCTGGGCCGCCTCGGCGTCGCCATCCCGCTGCTGGCCGGCGTGATGCTGTTTGCCGGTTTGTATGAGCACGAACACCAGCAGCGCATCAGCGCCCTGGCCGAAATCGACGCCGGCGTCTTGTCGGATGAACTGCCGCTGTCGGCCTATCTCGATCACGGTTTCAACGCCTATCTGGCGCAGCAAGGCGAATAA
- a CDS encoding DUF3106 domain-containing protein: protein MSTAARNILSFAVAAVVALAGLSVLTCKAVHAQGPSTTAATQQPAPVPATPSKMAKRPESKPTWSELTPAQQHALAPLAGEWKKMEFNSKEKWLVIGNKFAAMSPAEQERMQERMRDWVKLTPVQRRSVRESYTRAKKLDADKRSAQWKEYQQLSDEQKKKLSQAKLPKHVAALPPTQAKAAPTIQLPPEALEQTLVPPPAQVTPASATPAEVK from the coding sequence ATGAGTACCGCAGCACGCAACATTCTGAGTTTTGCCGTTGCCGCAGTCGTCGCACTGGCCGGCCTGTCCGTCCTGACGTGCAAGGCGGTGCATGCGCAAGGTCCTAGCACCACGGCTGCAACCCAGCAGCCTGCGCCTGTCCCGGCCACGCCTTCCAAAATGGCCAAGAGACCCGAATCCAAGCCGACCTGGAGCGAGCTGACGCCCGCGCAGCAGCACGCGCTCGCGCCGCTGGCAGGCGAATGGAAGAAAATGGAATTCAACAGCAAGGAGAAATGGCTGGTCATCGGCAACAAGTTCGCCGCCATGAGCCCTGCCGAACAGGAACGCATGCAGGAGCGCATGCGTGACTGGGTCAAGCTGACGCCAGTGCAACGCCGTTCCGTACGCGAAAGCTATACCCGCGCCAAAAAGCTGGACGCCGACAAGAGGTCCGCCCAATGGAAGGAATACCAGCAATTGTCCGACGAACAAAAGAAGAAACTGTCACAGGCCAAGCTGCCCAAGCATGTCGCCGCGCTGCCGCCGACCCAGGCCAAGGCTGCGCCGACCATCCAGTTGCCGCCTGAAGCGCTGGAGCAGACTCTGGTGCCTCCGCCGGCGCAGGTTACGCCGGCATCCGCAACACCGGCTGAGGTCAAGTAA
- a CDS encoding RDD family protein: MSSAPTPATTSALPTPSLRRRLCSMVYESMLLFGVVFISTLIFSTVLEQRHALYLRHALESWLFVILGLYFIWFWNRGGQTLAMKTWRIRLTRTDGAPVNAWRALVRFLLSWLWFLPGLALAWALGAKGWMLIWIPAINAVVWAALIYADPQRQFLHDRLAGTRIVDLNPPKKKQ, encoded by the coding sequence TTGAGCTCCGCACCGACGCCTGCAACCACATCCGCCCTGCCCACGCCATCCCTGCGCCGCCGTCTGTGCAGCATGGTGTACGAATCCATGCTGCTGTTCGGCGTGGTGTTCATTTCGACCCTGATCTTCTCCACCGTACTCGAACAGCGCCACGCGCTTTACCTGCGCCATGCGCTGGAAAGCTGGCTGTTCGTCATCCTCGGCCTGTACTTTATCTGGTTCTGGAACCGCGGCGGCCAGACGCTGGCGATGAAGACCTGGCGCATTCGCCTGACCCGCACTGACGGTGCCCCGGTCAACGCATGGCGCGCACTGGTGCGCTTCCTGCTCAGCTGGCTGTGGTTCCTGCCGGGACTGGCGCTGGCCTGGGCACTGGGCGCCAAGGGCTGGATGCTGATCTGGATCCCGGCCATCAACGCTGTGGTCTGGGCCGCCTTGATCTACGCCGATCCGCAACGCCAGTTCTTGCACGATCGCCTGGCCGGCACGCGGATCGTGGATTTGAATCCGCCCAAAAAGAAACAATAA